The DNA window agaaaatacatgtgtaacTGTGTGGTGATGCAAAGTAGAGATCAGAGTTTAGGGACAGTGAGGTAATTGGAAGTAAGCAGAATTCCAGAAAGGAATCAATACAGTGTCTTCACTGTGTCTTCACTGAGTACTTGGCTGCATATAGGTAGAATGACACTCTACAGGATCAAGCAAGAAGTGACTTAGGTTACGAGGCTAGTTGCAAACAGCAATTCCCAGAGCTCACAGAGGGTGAAGAGCCAGAGTGAAGAGTCCTCAGTAATCACCCGGGGTATTAAGTAGAGGGGGATCATGCCTTTTGTAGTGACCATAAAATATCCCTggagtaaggggcacctgggtggctcagctggttaagcgtccaactcagtttcagctcaggtcatgatcttgtggtttcatgagttcgagccccgcatcaggctcttagctgacagtgctgagcctgcttgagattctctctcccctctctctctgcccctcccccactcacactgtctctgtgtctctcaaaataaataaataaaacttaaaaaaatatattaaaaaaaatatatccctgGAGTGAAGGCCACTTTAGCTTAGACCCACCCTAGCAAAGATGCTTTAAATACAAGATTCAAAGGGATCAAACTGATCCACAAATAATTGCTAAAACAAAGCCTGACACTGCTAAGTAAACAAAATCCAGTTCCTCAATGATGTAACAGTCATAATGTCCTGCACCTATCTAATTAAAGAATTAGTAGACATgttaagaagcagaaaaatgtgacCCATAACTAAAAGAAAGAGTAGTCTATAGGAAAAGACCCAGACATGGCAGTGATGAAAGCCAGCAGACAAGGATGTTAAGACAGCTAATTTTGTACaagtattaaaaacatgaaaaaaatttaaaatatttttaagtaaccaaaatgggatagaaataaaaaataactatatatgCAGTGAAATATTGAATAATTAACAAATTAGACACTGCAAAAGAAAAGTTCAGTGAAATTGAAGACCTAGCAATAAAATCTATCCAGAatacagcattttctttttgtcacatagaaaaatgaacaaataatggccaatttttttcagatttgagGAAAGCCCTAAACTGACAGAGTGAAGAAGTTTGATAAACTCCAAACAGGATAATGATGCACTCCATAATCTAACTGCCGAAAAACAGCAAAAGACATTCTTTAAATAGGGTAAAAAACACCTTATTACCACAGAAACAGGTAACAAATTCCACCAACTTCTTAAAAACCATATAGctcaaaacaaaaccttaagtGTTGAggaccacctcacacccattacgatggctactatcaaaacaaaactaacaaaatacaagtgttggtaaggatgtagagaaattgcaGCCCTTGTGTACAACTGactataaaatggtacagctactatggaaaacatgGCAGTCCCTCAAAAATTTTCAACTAGaattactctatgatccagccttcctacttctgggtatataccaaaactaaatgaaagcagagactgaaagaaatatttgtacaccagtgttcacaacagcattattcGTAAGAGTCAAAAGGTtggaagcaacacaagtgtctattgatgaacaaatggataaacaaaatgttacatacacatacaatgcaatatcattcagcctttaaaaaagtctcacacatgctacaacatggatgaaattagaggatattatgctaagtgaaagataAGCACCTATACCCTATGGTCCCACTTACATGAGGGACCTACAACAAACTTAGacagaatggtggctgccaggggttgGGGTTGGGAGGATTTAGTTGTTTAACGGGTACAGAGTTTTGTTTTGCAAGACGAAAAAAGTTCTGGGAGATTGGTTGCAAAACAACACGAACCATAATGAATTGGACACTTTACAATGGCTAAGATGGTCAACTTAATGTTAGGTATATTTTGCCAacaggtttttgggtttttttaacctttaaaaaaataatgcttaggAGAAAACCTGCTATGTgtcttctccctgccttccctaGAGAGCTGTCTGTTCTAGTTGAGCCCCACCACATCTGAGAAGCTTTTCCTCATCTTTCCATTTCCCATGTCTCCGAATTCCTGTACCACCCTACTTAGTACTGAATTATCTTCTTGTCTTGACAAGCTGTAGGACCCCTGAGGAAAAGAACTATGTCTTCAGCTTGTCTTGGGGGCCCTGATAATACCAGTCGTAGAGGAAGTGTATCAGTCAGTGTCTAATCAGTGAAACAGAAACCACATTAAGTATTTCAAacagggtgtgtgggtggctcaatcagttgagcgtccaactcttgatttcagctcaggtcatgatctcatggtttgggaattcaagccctgtgtgggccTCTTCggtgatagcatggagcctgcttcggctcttaggtctccctccctctctctgcccctcccccacttgttctctgtatctctctcaaataaaaataaactttagaaaaaatttaggggcacctgagtggcttagtcggttaagtgtccaactatggctcaggtcatggtcttaccgtttgtgaatctgagccccatgtagggctctctACTGTCACCACGgagcctctgtcttcctctctctctgaccgtcccccattcatgcacattccctctctcaaaaacaagttatttttaaaattttttttagaaagtgtttCAAACACAAGAAATGTAATATAGGGAGTTTGTTACAAAGGTCTTCAAAGGGCTGGAGGAGCAAAGGAGGAATAAGTGTATCTAAAGAATACTAAGGAAACAGCTGCTATTCCTATGGCGGgaagaagcaaaaaggaaaatcCTAAGACCCACAGTCACTATCGCTGAGGCTGCTACTGTGGAACCAAGCAGCCAAGAGCCTACTCTCATCAGCCACAGCTGCCACTGTGCTGGTGCACTCCAGCTTCTGCCGCTGGAGTACCGCAGCCAGTACCATTGCTTGTGACACCACTGGAAGATGGGTTCTCCCCCCCAGTATCCCAGTAGTGCCTCTCACAGGTCAGACTTACAGAAATCCAGCTGCAGAGTCTAGGGAAATGTAGCTTGTGGATCTCCTGCCACAAcagtgaagaggaaaaaatatagaagagtTAATATGGAGCTGGAGGaggggtacccaggtggctcagttggttaagcttccaactttggctcaggtcatgatctcgtggttcgtgagcccgaaccctgcatcaggctctgtgctgacagctcagagcctggagcctgcttcagattctgtatctccctctctctctgcccctcccctgcttatgttctctctctctctctctctcaaagcataaatatatagagagagagctgAAGGAACAGACAATATCCAGCACCCTCCTTTAACTACTCTGCCTGTACACCCATCCTCTTGCCTCTTTTTGAGATTTATACACAACAAACTTTTCTTGTACAAAGTACACTTAATCTCTCCccccaaagaaagacaaaacatcCCACCAGTCACTATGAACATCTGGATGATGAGAATTTTAGTTGAGACAATCCCCCTGGAGGATATTTTATCATCTTGAGTCTCAATTATAAATCAGTCACCACCaaaacttttatatttaacagaagagagagggaaggtgatTAACAAGTGAAAATATGTAGGAAAGCAACAGCTGGCATTGTCCTCATTGTTATAAATCGTATGGCTATCTCTTATCTTGTCTTCACAGCCCAGATCATTTTCTTGTTGCCCTCAGTCAGCATCTTAGCCGGCTGGGGTTTTTTACCTAGTGAGGAGACCCTACCCTTCATTCCTCAAGTATCTAAGTCCTTATTGATTCTTCCTTTGGTGAGTTACTGTAGCCTTCTATTAATTTTGAACAGCTGAACGTAGAAGCACTACGGAAGCACTCCAGAGAGTGCCCTCCATTGCTTAGCAACAGCCATATTTCCCTTGACAATTGAGACCAAGCACCCCAGTCAATACAGTAACCCCTTACTTTTCCCCTTGGTTCAGTGGCACAAGCACCCTAAATGCCCAAGTGCAAGTCACACTTTCCAGTTCATTGAGAGCACTGTTGGTTTCCTAATGGACACATTCCTCCCTTGGGACTCAACCAGCAGATCCCAAAGTTTCAAGTACAGAAGCCAAAATTCTGTGAGTGGGGTTATTAGATGTATTATTGAGAAGAGCCATTCTTCCTATTCCCCAAGCCCTGCTTGATTCCTGGATCCTTTGATTCAGTGGACAACTCACTAGCAAAGAGCATTCCTAATGCCCAAATTGTAGTTTATAAATACCATTCAcacttttaaaacaacaacaacaaaacccacctCCTTGGAGAATGGCTAATTAAAGGTAAGGGATGAGAAATATAGAGAACTCGGAAAGCCTTCTTGTTTCGGAAAATAAGGCAGTTATCAGAAATTCCTGGAGTCAAGTCAAAAAGACACAGAGCTTTGGGGATTTTAAAGCCTAACTTTAAAGGGCTCTCACTGGCTTTAGCAGGCTGCATAATGGCCACCAATGATATCAGGTCCTAATCTTTGAAAGATGTGTTTCCTTATACTGAAAAAATTTTGCAAATGTGACTAAGGATTTTGAAATGGAGAGACCACGGGATAGTCAGGGTGTGTCCTAAAGGCAGTCATACATCTCTTTTATGAGAGGGATGCATAAGAAGATTTGAGACACAGAAGAGAAAGCCATATGACCACAGAGGTGGAGGTTGGAGTAATGTGGCTACAAGCCAAGGATGGCTGGCAGGTACCAGAAGGTAGAAGAGGCAAGGACCACATTCACCCCTACAGCCTTCACAGTGATCACAGCCTTGCCAATACCTGGATTTTaacccagtgaaactgattttgggtttctggcctccaggactgtgaaacaataaaatttctgttatttacagCTACCAAATTTGTGACAATTTGGTACAGTAGCCACAGGAAAATAATACACTAGCCAAAAATGGAGCATTTCAAGCATCAAAATAATTGAAGTGCATCACAGcatataaagtatgtttttaacCCACAGGTTCAAAATGATACCAACACCTTCCCTATGTATGTAAATTTGCTGCTAAACTGTTCAGTGTTCTAAAAGCTGATAATGGGAAATAACTGTACCTCACTGGAATAATAGTTATGAAAAATTTGTGCTTTATAAAAATGTGAAGGATTTGTAGAATTAAGAGGTTTCCATTTTACAATTCATTATGAAATAATATCAACGATCATCAATGACTGCTAAAACGATTAGGTCGAAAGGTTATGGGGAATTTATAATCATGCTGACAACGTCCAAACCCCACAGTTCAGTCCcatcattttaaaacacacatacacatacacacacacacacacacacacacacacacacacacacacaaaacgatGTTATGTACCTCCTGCTGGGATACAACAGGAAATACAAAATACCAACCATGACATTTTCTTGGCAAAATTTCAAAACTGGATCAGGCTCCCCCAGATCCAAATACCAGTTTATAAGAAATATTGGGGAGagaaatatgttaaatgaaagaactgATAGGATCCTATAAGCAGAATCCACAATGTGAGGGAAAATGTAGAGGGAAAAGACCTACCTTGTTCAACAAATTGCCAAAAAGAccaaaaaggaggaaggggaaatttATAATTAAAGATTTAAGAGAGTTCAAATGTTACCGTTTCTGTAAACCTTTAATAGACTCCTTGAAATAGAACAAATCCCTCACTTCAAAGCAATCCCAACACATCAAGAACTTGACACTCCACTATGCCCCTTTTACCTATTTCAggattcccccctccccttccacctTACTCAGATTCAGTTCCATGGTCATCATTATGACCACTCTCTTGCACATAACATAAGCTCCTTTGCCCCCTCTCATACTTCCTTGGGTAGATCACACACCTGAGTAAATCCTACTCTATATGCCTGTCCTCTAGCAGCTGAATGTGGATGAATAGCTGATTTCTTTTTAGACTCACCCTCCTTAATGTCACTGGAACCTTAATGCTGCCTGGCAGTTTTTTCCCCTTGGTCGGGCTTCTTTTCCAGTTTCCAATTTGAAACAATTATACCTTTTCCTCTTTCCAAACACCTCCAAAATCTCCATCCTCATCTGATAAAGTCATCTTGCTTGATATTTCACTGaactaaataaaagtaataagagAACTTCCAAGACATCTAAATGactaataaacatatgaaaagctactacacatgcaaattaaaactgtagAACCTGGTACCACTACCACTCACCAGAACGGTTAAAATGACAGTAGAAATACAGGCATTCCTCAGACATTTTGTGGCTCGGGCTCCAGACCACTGCAATGAAACAGCTATCACAAAAAGACaggtcaaattaattttttggttgcccagtgcatataaaagttacaaTTATGCTACACTGTGGTCTATGgtgtgtgcaatagcattatgccttaaaaaaaaaaaaaaaaaaaaaagagtacagaccttaatttgaaaatactttatcATTAAGAataaatgctaaccatcatctgggCTTTCAGCAAGTTGTCATGTTTtggctggtggagggtcttgcctcgaTGTTGATGGCTGCCGCGTGACCAGGGTGGTGGTTGCTAGGATgtctgtggcagtttcttaaaataagacaacaatgaagttggCCACATCAttcactcttcctttcacaatttctctgtagcCTGTGATGCTGTTGGATAGCATTTTACCCAGAAAACTTCTTCCAAAAGGACTCAATCCTCtggctgctgctttatcaactaaattTATGTACTCAAcactttgttgtcatttcaacaaccttcacagcatcttcaccagtcGATTCCATCTCGAGAAACCACTCATCAccgtaacaaatataataataatgaaaaagtttgaagcACCTCAAGAATTACCAAAACATGACAAGGACACAGTGaacaaatgctattggaaaaatggcacccAAAGACTCCCTCAACATAGGATTGCCACAAACCTTCCAGGTGTGAAAAACAGAAGCACAATTCAgtgaaactaaataaaataaggtatgcCCAAAGTCACAAGGAAGGAGATGAAACTCTCATACCTTGCTAGTGGGAGCTGAGTCGTAAAACTCATCATGTTGTAAAACTACATCACAGTCTTAAGTCAAACACGTGTATGCTCATGGCCGCTCGAGTTTCTCCCCTAGATGTGTACCCAACGTATATGTGCTTTCTATAAAACAGGTTCCAGAAGGTTCACAGGAACATAACTCAGAGAAatgctggaaacaacccaaatattcatcaacaagagaatggataaacTATGGTATAGTTGTATAATAGAGTATTACACAGCAACACGGATAAAACTCATAACAGCGAGTTGAAGGAGTCATAAGCAAAAGAGAATATAGTACTTACAAGAAAGGTAAAAATCAGGCAAAATCACCTATGGTGTTAGGACCATAGTTTTCTTTACAGTAGCTTCGGTGGTAACTGGAAAGGGATAGAGGGGCATTCTGGATTGCTGGTAATGTTCTGTTTCCTGACCTGGATCCTAGTAACACAtactttcctgtgtgtgtattATACCTCAGGTGCAATgttaatgaaagaagagagaaaccgAACTCCACAAGCTCCCACTGCTTCATGGAACTGACCACGTGCATCTGAGCCCCTTCACTGGCCTTCACTCCTGTTACTGTGGGTGTTCCATCAAAGATAGGCTTTGCCTCCTGTGCCCTACAGAATTACCCCCTCTCTTCCTAAGAATGCCACTCTGGCAGGTCTCCCATCTCATTCCCACACCTTTTCTCTCGACTAAATTTTTCCCATCAACCTACAGACATACTATCACTTTTCTAATGTCTAAGACAACCTTCTCAACCTTCGGTTGCTGtagttttttccccttctcttggGCTAGAGCAAAACTCAAATGATTATATGCGCTGAATGCCGATTTGTTCTAATACCCTCTTTGAACCGCTCCAGTCATGTTCTCACCTCCACACTCCACAAACACGGATCTTCTCATCCAGGTCACCTCCACATTGTTCAGCCCGGTAGCCACTTCTTCATCGCCGTCTTCTGTGATTTTCCGCCGTTTTAGGCTTAGTCATCAACTCCCTCTTTCCCAGATCACTTTCTCCTTCAGGCTTCCAGAATACTGAGCGCCCATGTTGCCCTCTACCACACTACTAGCTGCTCCTTTCCAACTTTCCTATATGCTTCCTCTTTACATCTCTGGCCTCTCAGTTTGGAGATCCCCAGAGTTCATCCAGGGGCTTAGTGTCCATCCATGTTTTCTCCTTTGGGGCTCGTATGCAGCATCACGTACACACTGCGTAAGTGGAGGAACACCAACGAAATGtctccagcccagacctctcTCCCGAACTCAGGCTCCTGACACATCTGTCTCCCAGCGTTTCTACCTAGATGTCTAACAGGCATCTCCAATTTTCTATGTGCAACATCAAACTCCGGATCTGCCCTTAAAAACCCACTCTTTCACAGGTTTCCCGTCTTGGTTAACGGAAACTCTATCCTTCTGACTCCTCACCAGGACAAAACCCTCGGAGACATTCTTGACTCCATTCTTGACCATTTCTCTCCTAAACAAACTCAGTCTGTCAGCACGTCCTCAAACAGAACCGCCAAAGCATTTCTAGAATCGGACCACTCTCACCATTTCTACTTCTGTAACCCTGGCCTAAGCCACTATTGCTAGTGCCAGGATTATTGCCAGAACCTCCTAACTGGccttcctgcttcccctccctcccaaccagTCTGGTCTTGGTGCACCATTGAAACATTGGCCAGATCAAGTCagtcctctgctcaaaaccttccaCGTCCTACCTATTTCACGCAAAGACAATTTCTGTGTGACGGGTTACAAGGGCATTCACAGCATACCCCTTCTCCCTTGTACTGTTACCTCTTCTTTGTCCCCACCTTTCCTCTGCTCCATTGACACTAGCCTCCTTGCTGCTCCTCAAACATGGAAGACAAGCTTCTGCTTCAAGGCCTTGCAACTCTTTCCTCTTGGCCTAGAATGCTCTTCCCCCATTTATCCTCATGGATCATCCCTTCATCTTCTTCAGATCTGGactcaaatgtcactttttcaTTAAGGGCCTCCCTGACCACAGTATTTACCAATGTTAAgcactctccctctccaccccactcTCCTACAGTCTCTATCACTTCCTTTAATTTCTCTCTAGCACCATCTCCTTcctatacacatatgtattacTTATCTGTCTGCTGTCGGTTTCCTGCTAGTATGTAACAACAGGAGCATGAGGATTTCTGTCTTGTTGACTGCTATATCCCCAGTGTCAAGAACAATGCCTAGTAAATAGTAAGAGTTTAGTTACTATTTGCGGAATGAACATAGGAGTTATGTCAGTCCCTGTCACACACTCAAGCTTCATAGAGATGGGAACCACATCTTAACTATCTTTGTAATAAATGACTGACtaaatggaagaaagaagaacGGATCTTCAGTTTAATGAAGGTACTTACTGAAGGCAATGCATTCAattgtccttttcatttttaatgcaaaTACTTGATCTCCCCTGAACAAATCAGGTCAGGTATTCCCAAACAATGTTACCaactgccttttcttcctttgttaaaTTTTCCCTCAATCAAGAGCAAAGATTACAATAGGCAGAACATGCAATAAAAATATAGTGATTAAACAATGCTTACCAAatcaaaaagaggaaatattcaAACCTTGAGAGGTAATACAAACATTGTTGCACTACTCACTTATGATTTTTCTTGTCCCAAGAAAGGTTAAAGAAACAGATATGattcaggaggaaggaaaaaaccaACAGATATGTTGGTTCAATCATATGATTTCTAAAATACACTCAATAAATGAGGGCAAATTTTGACCCTTCTGATATGAAGACCGCATGTTATTAAATAAAGAGCACTTCCTATTCACCTAAATATATTTCTAGAGAAAATTTCAGGGCTTGGAAAAGTCCAACAACTTATTTCCCCCAAAATGACAAGTTCacacttttatctttttaatttatattaaactttttcaatttatttcacatGAAAACTTACAGAGGAAGTTGACCATGAGGCCAAAGACCTGAGTTCTTTTCTCAGAACCCATGCACACATGGGAGATTTTCTGCCCACTTCCCACAGCAGCAGGTCCCCCCTTCCAGCCCCCTCAGAGGAGGAACAAGGACAGTCCCAAAGGGTAGCAGGTGGAGAGGTCCATGGTCACCACTGCTGGGAACAGACGTCACAGGGCTCATCTGCCGAGCACATAACTATTCATCAGTCACCTCCGTGGTGGGGCTGAGAGCAAGGTTGAGGAGGACTCGGTATCACAGTGCAGGTAAGGAGGGGTGGCAATGCCCATCACCAGAGGAGTAGGCCCTTACAAGAAATAACAACTTACCAATAGGAAATTCACTGTGTTAGACACAATGATAACTACGTCAGAGTACATGGGTTGCAGGGAAGGTTGACTGTGAGAGAAAACTTGATTAAGCGAATCATAACCAAGAAGAAACACAGTAGTGACGTCACGCATTAATCGGATCATTCACATTACACCCGTTGGTGTCTAAATCCCTTTTCCAGAGCATATTGTACACAGAAGACCAGTTGCTCTGTGTATAAGACATGTCTACCTTTTTATATCATATCCCTTTCCCATCACAGAAGATTATGACTAATAGCCAGTTGCCTTCCAATTGCCTGTCACCTCTCTCTGGAGCTTCAGAAAGGAATCTTTCATTGGGTAACATTTACTGCGGGTGTGGGAGAGTACACACACAATTGTTTTCCTATAAGGAAATGTATAAACCACAGAGCCACAAATAGTGACCCTTCCTGAATAAGAGTTTTGACCAAAGAGGCCTAAACTTGGAATACCCAGACTTCCTGATTTAGCTAGACAGCCCTAGTTCATTCTGGTTTCCcaacatgctattttttttaagtaggcttcacttGCAGCgtggagcctaacacagggctcgaactcgccaccctgagatcaagacctgagctgagatcaagagtcagatgcttaactgactgagccaagcaggtgcTCCTCTCAACCCCTGCCCCACTAAAATGTGTTCCAGTTTGGCCAAGAAATTATATGAGGGCCTTACCTAAAACGCTGTCTTTGCAATGGAACATTAAGCTTTGGCTATGAAGCTGGCAAAATTAGTGCTGTAATTGTCCCGTAAGTATATGAGTGATCACACTGGTCAGATCGCCCCTTTTCCCTTACAGAGAAGTCATGAACCTGGCAACGTAAACAAAATGAGGAGGGCTTTGAATAATCAAAGAATCCACTCTGTTCCTGTACGTTCTTTTGAATCTGCTATTTACACACTCAGCCATGATCAACTTTGGAATAATGGAGATTCTCTTGCCAGCCACCAGGGATTTTAAATGTCACAAATAGCTATGAGAAAAAGTCTCACACTCGTATCTTTTTTTTCCGGCTTATTAGACGAAAGCAGAGGTAGGGCTTTGAATAAAGAgctattcatttttaagttaataGCACAAAAGGCCCTCTTTTCGTTAAagtcccaccccgcccccactaCCAAGCCTAGAATTTATTAGAACCAGCATAGGGTAGAAAAGCAGACAGCAAGCACTCAACTGAAATCCAGGGTCCCCTGCCACACTTCCCTCCCTTACTCCCCCAAACAACTGCTTCTTATTTTGACTGTGTGACAAAGTCAGTGGGAGAGCTCTTAGGAGTGGGGTGGGTGAATGCTCACCAGGAGTGTTCACCCAGGACAGCAAGTTGCAAGGCAGATCTACTTACTCACACTCCCATAGCAGCCCCCTAACTTGGGGATGCCACAGGTTGCAGAGCCCTGGTCTCCCACCCCACATTGTCCCAGCCCATCTGGAGTATGTATCCACATGTTCTTGCCCCACAGGTAGCAATCCTCTTATAGTTTATGTCAGAGTTCAGTCCCATAGATGGCCTTATGACGTAAGTACTCTTCTAAACACTGAAGAACATTGTCATCCACCTTTGGGTCAAACTTGTTGGCCAAGAGGTGATGGTTTTGAAGAATCCAATGCAGGTCTCCAGTCCCATAAATACAGATAGACCGCTGGTGGATTCCAGAGCAAGGTGCATAAGGTGCCCCCATACTGATGTTTCCCTCATGGCCCTGCCACTTGACCAGCCTGGCAATGGCTGCCATATCTGAGACGTGAAACTTGGAGTGGTAGGGAATAGAGCCAGGCATCCATGGTGCACGCTGAAGCGTGGCCCATAGATGCTCATCGGGGCTATAGGTGTCTTTTACCCATTCAATCAGTTGTCGGGACTTGGGGTTCTCTAAGACATGTCGGACAAAGTCTCGGGAAGCTACAATATAGGCATTCCCTGTGAACATAGGTATGTTATCAGGGGGAGGATCCTTCATCTTGTTGGTTACATACAATGTGTCTTTTGTCTCATAGTGATATTTCCAGCGAGTCTTTTTGTACTCAGTAGGTATTTCTGACTCCATACTGTTCTTCCCATTCAACATCTTGAGGGCCAGGACCATCTCGGCATTGGTCTTTATAGGAAAGTCTGTCCCACATGTATTTAGTAAGTATTTCCATGGCACTGGGCTCTGCAGCAAGTCTTCCATACAGTTCAGGTCAGCCTGCACCCTGGACCAGGAGGCATAAACCACCCGAACCAACTTACTGGCCATGAAGACATTTGGGAAGCATGAAATAATTGCCTTGACTGCCTCTTTGAAAGTTTCTGGGGATTTCTCATCCACGTGGATGCAGTATATGTTCTGAGGGGCATACACAGCTCGGAGCAATCTTtcaaagttttctattttctcatggaCCACCATTGAGTAGGCAATAGGGAAGTCTAACTCTTCTTGGCTCAGAGGGAACCGTATGAACTTCCTTTCAGCCTTAAAGTGCTCACAGTCTCTGGTCATGTTAAGGTAGTCAGTGTCTGTGAAAGGCTTCCGCTTGTTCTTGATCTCCAGATTGTCCAGCACAGCCTCAATCACTGCCTGCTGGTCCCCTTGGATGATCCGAGAACAGTTGATGGATCTCTTTGCTGGCAGTTTCAGGGACTTGTACAAGATGTCTCTACAGTGCCGGCTCTGAAAATCTCTGGACTTCAGATCCAGGGAATCAAAGTCACATTTCAATCTGAGACAAAGCCTCAGAGCAACAATGGCCAGCAGCATATAGCAGCCCAGGGCCCACAGGTAACGCTGCTGCCACTGTATCTTCTTCCACCAAATCATCCTCACGGAATGAGAAACCAGTAGAGTTTGGGCACAAGGACGGAGGAGGAGGATGGAATCCTTGGACAGAACAAAATGCCTTCAGTTACACACTAACCCTGCATGTATTCACAGGAACATCAAAAGTGCAACTCCAAAGTGATGGCAAAAATACATTCCTTTACTAGACAAATAACCTCAGTAAAGACCGGCCTACGAATCTCTTACACCTGGCCTG is part of the Neofelis nebulosa isolate mNeoNeb1 chromosome 7, mNeoNeb1.pri, whole genome shotgun sequence genome and encodes:
- the GCNT3 gene encoding beta-1,3-galactosyl-O-glycosyl-glycoprotein beta-1,6-N-acetylglucosaminyltransferase 3 encodes the protein MIWWKKIQWQQRYLWALGCYMLLAIVALRLCLRLKCDFDSLDLKSRDFQSRHCRDILYKSLKLPAKRSINCSRIIQGDQQAVIEAVLDNLEIKNKRKPFTDTDYLNMTRDCEHFKAERKFIRFPLSQEELDFPIAYSMVVHEKIENFERLLRAVYAPQNIYCIHVDEKSPETFKEAVKAIISCFPNVFMASKLVRVVYASWSRVQADLNCMEDLLQSPVPWKYLLNTCGTDFPIKTNAEMVLALKMLNGKNSMESEIPTEYKKTRWKYHYETKDTLYVTNKMKDPPPDNIPMFTGNAYIVASRDFVRHVLENPKSRQLIEWVKDTYSPDEHLWATLQRAPWMPGSIPYHSKFHVSDMAAIARLVKWQGHEGNISMGAPYAPCSGIHQRSICIYGTGDLHWILQNHHLLANKFDPKVDDNVLQCLEEYLRHKAIYGTEL